The genomic segment CGGTGGCCGTGAGGTCCCACTTCTGCGCCAGTGTCAGCTCGGGCAGGAGCTCGGAGACATCCGGTCCGATCAGGTGGGCTCCGAGCAGCTCGCCGTACTGCGCGTCGGCCACGATCTTCACGAAGCCCACCGGCTCGCCGAGCCCGTGCGCCTTGCCGTTGGCCTGGAACGGGAACGACACCACCTTGATGTCGTGCCCCTCGTCGCGGGCCTGCTGTTCGGTGAGTCCGAACGAGGCGACCTGCGGCTGGCAGAACGTGGCGCGCGGCATCATCCGGTAGTCGCCGAGCGACTGCGTCTCCGCGCCCGCGATGGTCTCGGCCGCCACCACGCCCTGAGCCTCGGCCACATGCGCGAGCTGTAGTTTCGCCGTGACATCGCCGATCGCGTAGACGTGAGGCACGTTGGTGCGCATGAAGTCGTCGATGGCGATTGCTCCGCGCTCGGTCAGCGCGACACCGGTGTTCTCGAGGCCGAAGCCGTCGACCCGGGGTGCGAATCCGATCGACATGAGCACCTTCGCGGCCTCGATCGAGCCGGTCGTGCCGTCTTTCGCGGTGTAGGTCACCGTGACCGACGACCCGTTGTCGACGACCGTCTCGACTTTCGTCGAGGTCAGGATGTCGATGCCCAGCTTCTTGTACTGCTTCGCGATCTCCTTCGAGACATCCGCGTCTTCGTTGGGCAACGCGCGGTCGAGGAACTCGATGATCGTCACGTCGACGCCGTAGTTCTTCAGCACATAGGCGAACTCCATGCCGATGGCGCCGGCGCCGATTACCACGATCGACGCGGGAAGATCGCGCGTCATGATCTGCGTCTCGTAGGTCACGACGTTGTCGCTGAGCTGCACGCCGGGGAGCAGGCGCACGGTCGACCCGGTCGAGATGATGGCATCGTCGAAGGTGACCGTCTCGGTGTGACCGCCGGCCAAGGTCACGTCGATGGTGCCCGCATCCGTGAACACCCCGTGGCCGTCGTACTCGGTGATCTTGTTCTTCTTCATCAGGAAGTGCACGCCCTTGACGCGACCCTCCGCCACCTGCCGGCTGCGGTCGAAGGCAGCGCCGAAGTCGAAGCTCACGTCACCCGAGATGCCGAACTGCTCGGCCTGGTGGGTGAAGATGTGGGCGAGTTCGGCGTTGCGCAGCAGCGCCTTCGAGGGAATGCAGCCGACGTTCAAGCACACCCCGCCCCAGTACTGCCGCTCGATGACCGCCACGCTCTTGCCGAGCTGGGCGGCGCGGATCGCGGCCACGTAGCCGCCCGGCCCTGCTCCGAGTACGACGACGTCGAAGTGTGCGGACATGGTTTCTCCTTGCGGATCAGGGCGGAGGTGAGTACCGGTGTGGTCTAGGGGCGCGGATCGTCGGTGGCGTGGTCGACGGCGTCGTCTTCGACGCTCTCGTCCTCGCTCGCCGCCGACGGTCGACTCGCGGCCTGGTTGCGGTTGTTGCGCGCTTCGTAGAGCGTCTTGGATGCTTCCTCCCGCGGTTTGCGCAGGAAGATGATCGAGATGCAGAGTGAGATCAGCGCTGCGATGACGGCAGCGAGCCATGGGGTGATCTGCAACACCAGGAGCAGGAGAAGGACGCCGGCGAACAGCCCCAATCGAATCAGGGTGTACACGAGCCAAGTGCGTCCGGGTTTCACATCATCGAGTCTACGGCGCGCATCCTGACCGCCCCCTCGAAGCACCGGAGAAGGCGGGCGGCGGAGGCCCGTCGATGCCCGGATCCGTGCGTCACCTGGGGGTCAGGTTGCGGTTTGGAAACACGCGGCCCACTCCCGAATACCGGGGGTACAGTTACTGCATGGCTCGCGTACTCCTTGCCCTCGTCATCATCGTGGTGGCTTTCACTGTGTACGCGCTCGTCGACTGTCTGATGCTTCCGAAAGCGCGGGTGAAGGCTCTTCCGCGGGTGGCGTGGTTCTTCATCATCCTGCTCTTCACTCCCATCGGCGGCATCCTCTGGCTCCTGATCGGGCGCGGTCGCCGAGCGACCACTCCCTCGGTGCGCGCGATAGGGCCTGACGACGATCCCGACTTCCTGGGCACCATGCGGCCCATCCACGATCCCAATGAAGACGAGCGCATCCGCGAACTCGAGAAGCGCCTCGCCGAGACCGACGACGAGCAGGACAAAGGCAAATCCGAGCGGTGACGGCCAGCCCGGCCGCGACGTTCGCCACCCGGCTCGTGCACGCGTTCGCCGCTCTCGGGGTGGAGCATGCGGTGGTCTCACCCGGTTCGCGTTCGCAGGCGCTCGCGCTCGCTCTCGCCGAGCTGGAGAAGCAGGGGCGCATCCGACTGCACGTGCGGATCGACGAGCGTGTCGCGGCCTTCACCGCCCTCGGCATCGCCCGCGAGAGTGGCCGGCCGGCGCTGGTGGTGACCACCTCGGGCACGGCAGCGGCCAACCTGCTGCCGGCCGTGGTGGAGGCCCACCACTCCGGAGTGCCCATGATCGTGCTGACCGCCGATCGGCCGGCTCGTCTCCGCGGCACCGGGTCGAACCAGACCACGTGGCAGCCCGGCATCTTCGGCCGATTCGTGCGGGCCGAGCGTGACGTGCCGGCGCCGATGCCGGTGTCGGTGACCGTGCAGGCGACGCCCGATGCGGCCCCGGATGCGCGGGAGCTGGCATCGTTCGCCTTCTCCGCAGCGACCGGCGTCGATTCCGGGCCGGTGCACCTCAACCTGCAGTTCGTGGAGCCGCTGTCGGGTTCGGTGCAGCAGGAGACGGATGCGCCACTCGGCGACCACGGGCAGGCCGGGGTTGGCGCGGTGGGCGAGCCCGCGGCATCCGTCGAGCCCGCCGCATCCGTCGCTCTGCATCTCGGTGGAGGGCCACGAACCGTCGTGATCGCCGGGGCTGATGCCGGCCCCGCCGCCAACGAGTTCGCCCTCGCCGCGGGCTGGCCGCTGCTCGCCGAGGTGTCGAGCGGGGCACGGTTCGGACCGAATCTCGTGCCGGCGTACCGCGATCTGCTCGATCATCCGGAATTCGGCGGTCGTGTGGAGCGGGCGGTCGTGTTCGGTCACCCGACGCTCAGCCGCCAGGTTCCAGCGCTGCTGCAGCGCGACGGGGTGGAGGTCGTGGTGGTGCGGGGCCCTGGTGAACCGGTGGTGCCGCATCCGGATGCCGTCGTCGTCGACGTCGTGACAGCCGATCCGGAAGACCGGTCGGACCGCGCCGCGCGCGCCTGGACCGGGCAGTGGGTCTTCGCCGGCCGCGAGTTGCTCGAGAGTGGGGCCGACGACGTCGCCGCGCCGCTCGTCGAGGCCGGAACCGCCGGAGATTTCGCCGGCCAGCGCGAGTTCGCGCGCGCGGAGCTTGCCGCCCTGCGCGCTCCGATCAGCCGTCGTTCGCTCGCGCTGGCGGTCTGGCGCGCGAGCTGGCCGCACGATCGGCTCGTGCTCGGGGCATCGCGGCTCATCCGAGAGCTCGACGCCGCGGCACCGGGCAAGAAGATACCGGTGCACTCGAACCGCGGGCTGGCCGGCATCGACGGCACGATCTCCACCGCCGTCGGGATCGCCCTGGCGAGTCAATCCGGGGGAGCCCGGGGAGGCAATCGCGTCGGCACCACGCGCGTGCTGCTCGGCGACGTCACCCTGCTGCACGACGTGGGCGGGTTGCTGCTCGCGCCGGGTGAGGTGCGGCCGCGCATCCAGCTCGTCGTGGGCAACGACGGGGGAGGCACCATCTTCGACGGACTCGAGGTGGCGTCGACCGCCGACCCGGACGCCTTCGACCGCGTGCTCTACACACCCCACGGCGTCGAACTCAGGTCGCTGGCGGAGGCATATGGCTGGGAGCACCGGCTCGTGGCCTACCGCTCCGATCTCGAATCGGTGCTGGCGTCGCCCGCGGCCGGCCCGAGCATCGTCGAGGTGGCGCTCGCGCGATGAGGTCGCCGGCGGCATCCACTCCTGCACAGCGGGGCTCCGGATGTCGGTTCCCTGGCGATCCTGTGGACGGCGACCGGATGTCGGCACCGCGAACTAGGCTCGTCACGTGACTCAGACATCCGCCTCCGCCGCTCTCGACACCCTCAGCCGGGTCTTCGGGTACGACTCGTTCCGGGGCGATCAGGCGGAGGTCATCGACCACGTCATCGCCGGAGGCGACGCGGTGGTGCTGATGCCGACCGGTGCCGGCAAGTCGCTCTGTTATCAGGTGCCCTCGCTCGTGCGCTCGGGCACCGGGGTGGTCATCTCGCCGCTCATCGCGCTGATGCACGACCAGGTCGAGGCGATGAAGGCCGTCGGTGTGCGCGCGGCGTTCCTCAACTCCACCCAAGACTCGGCCGAGCGTGCCGAGGTCGAGCAGGCCTACCTCTCCGGCGAACTCGACCTGCTCTACGTCGCGCCCGAACGTCTCTCGAACGAGAGCACCAAGCGGTTCCTCGAGAACGGCGAGATCGCGCTGTTCGCCATCGACGAGGCGCACTGCGTCTCCCAGTGGGGCCACGACTTCCGGCCCGATTACCTGGCGCTCGCCGAACTCGCCGAACGGTGGCCGACGGTGCCGCGCATCGCGCTCACCGCCACGGCCACCGAAGCCACGCACAAAGAGATCACGCAGCGGCTCTCGCTCGGCGATGCCCGGCATTTCGTGGCGAGCTTCGACCGGCCGAACATCCAATACCGCATCGATCCGAAGGGTGAGGTGCGCAAGCAGCTGCTGTCGTTCATCCGGTCGGAGCACCAGGGCGATGCCGGCATCGTCTACGGTCTCTCGCGCAACACGGTCGAGAAGACGGCGCAGTTCCTGGCCGAGAACGGCATCGACGCGATGCCGTACCACGCCGGTTTGGATGCGCGGGTGAGGGCTCGTACGCAGGCACGGTTCCTGCGCGACGAGGGGGTCGTCATCGTCGCCACCATCGCGTTCGGCATGGGCATCGACAAGCCCGATGTGCGATTCGTCGCCCACATCGACCTTCCGAAATCGGTCGAGGGCTACTACCAGGAGACGGGGCGCGCGGGGCGCGACGGTCTGCCATCAACGGCCTGGATGGCCTACGGGCTGAATGACGTGGTGCAGCAGCGGCGCATGATCGACGAGTCGCCGGGCGATCTCGCGCACCGGCGCAGGCTTTCGGCGCACCTGGATGCGATGCTCGCGCTCTGCGAGACGGTGAGTTGCCGGCGGGTGAACCTGCTCGGCTACTTCGGTCAGAAGAGCGATCCCTGTGGCAACTGCGACACCTGCATCACGCCGCCGGAGTCGTGGGACGGCACGATTCCGGCCCAGAAGCTGCTTTCCACGGTGGTGCGGCTCGACCGGGAGCGCAACCAGCGCTTCGGTGCCGGGCATCTCGTCGACATCCTTCGGGGCAAACGCACCGATCGAGTCGGTCAATGGGGGCACGATTCGCTCACCACGTGGGGCATCGGCACCGAACTCAGCGAGCAGCAGTGGCGCGGTGTGGTGCGTCAGCTTCTCGCGCAGGGGCTTCTCGCGGTGAACGACGACGGCTACGGCACGCTCGTGATCACCCCCGACAGCGGCTCGGTGCTCGCCGGGGAGCGAGTCGTGCAGCTACGGCGGGAACCCGAGCGGGTGGCGTCGAGCCGCTCCGGTGGGGGCGGCGGCGGTTCGCGCAGTGGTCGGGCGTCGACGGCGAAGGCCGACCTGTCAGCGGCCGACGCGGAGCTGTTCGAGCAGCTGCGGGCGTGGCGGGCGGCGACGGCGAAGGAGCAAGGTGTGCCGGCCTATGTCGTGTTCCACGACGCGACTCTGGCCACGATCGCCGCGCTGCGGCCGACCAGTGTGGCCGAGCTCGAAGGCATCTCGGGAATCGGCGACCGCAAGCGCGAGTCCTACGGCCCCGGGGTTGTCGCCACCATCGCGGCGGGGGAGTTCACGCCGGATCTCGCGGTGGGTTCAGCCTCGACCTCGGGTTCGACCCCGGCTTCGGGTTCGGGCTCGCGGGTCGGTCGTGGTCGGTCGGTCTCTCGGGCGGACGCCCCCGCCTTCTCCCAGACGGATGCGTCGCCGTTCGACGACGAAGAGCCGCCGTTCGACGAGCAGCCGCCGTTCGACGACGTGCCGCCCGAAGACCCCTACGGGCGCTGACGCCCATTGACACGGGGCGCCGGCAAGAGCCGTCAGGCGGGGCCGCCGCGCTCAGCTAAGAGATCGCGCATGTAGTCGATCTCACCGGTCTGGGCGAAGGTCATCGCCTTCGCCAGCGCCACCACGAGCGGATTCGTGGTGCGCGCGATCGCCGCCTCGGCCATCTCCACCCCGCCGAGGTGGTGCGCGATCATCAGCTGCAGGAAGAGTCGTTCGGCGTCGGCCCCCGTGAGTTGCGAGAGCCGCGCGAGATCGTCGGCCGTGGCCATGCCCGGCATCGGGTCGCCCGGCTTCATGCCACTGGCGTCGAGTGCACCCGTCGTGGGGGTGGCCCCGCCGTGTCCGTGGTCATCCGAGCCCGCTCCCGACAGTGTGGGCTGTGACATCCAGGTCATCGACGGCTCTGAGGATGCCTGCGGCAGGTTCCAGGAATTCAGCCACGCGTACATCTGTCCGGATTGCTGGGACTGCGTCGTGGCGATGTCATAGGCGAGCTGCCGGATCTCGGGGTCGTCGGTCTGCTCCCGCACGATCATGGCCATCTGCACCGCCTGGTCATGGTGCTGCTGCATGTCACGCGCGAAGCCCGCCTCGACGCTGGTATCCGACGGAGTGTCGGCCCGCGGTGCCGCGAGCCAGCCGGCTGCGAAGGCCACCACGGCCACCAGTACTGCGGCGATGACGGCGGCGATCGCGACCCGGCCGCGAGGGCGCGGCGTCAGGGCAGGCTCGACCGCATCCGCTGCGCCGCCGTCGGTCACGCGACCTTGCCGGGCGCGTCCAGTCCGCCGGTGCACGGAGCGCCGGGTTCGGGGGCGTCGTTCGACTTCCAGAACTTGGTGACGAACTCGTCGAGTCGCGGGTCGTCGACGCCGTCGAGGAACACCTGGTTCCCCCACGCGGAGGCGACAACCGGCGAGCTGAGGCCCTCATAGGGCGAGAGCACGACGTAGGTGTCAGGCAGTTGCGAGCGCAGGGTCTCGACGCCGGCGGCATCGACCTGGGCCGGGTCGTAGGTGATCCAGACAGCGCCGTGCTCGAGGTCGTGCACCGCGTTCTCGTTCGGCACCGGCTCCGAGTAGACGCCGCAGTTCAGCCACACGGCGTTGTGGTCGCCACCGGCCGGCGGGGTCTGGGCGTAGTCGACCGTGCCGTCGACGTGGTTCGCGGTGAGATCGGGGTAGGTCTGGAGGTCGGCGATGGAGATCGACGCCGGGTCGGCTTTCGGCGCGTTGCTCGTCACCACGAAGGTCACCAACAGCGCGACCGCCGCCGCGCCGGCCACGCCACCGATGATCCAGCCGACCAGCCGATTGCGGCGCTGCCGCTTCTGCTGGGCGACCATGGCGGCCACCTTTTCGGCGCGGCGAGCATCCCGCTCCTGCTTCACCGTGAGCTTCTTGGCCTGCTCCCTCGCCTTCGGCGGAACGGACGACGACGGGCGCGGGGGATCGGAACGGGGAGGCACGGCTCTCATTTCGATGGCGGCGAGCAAGGGGAGTTGAAGCTACAACTATCTCCAGAATGCCTGGAAGATCCATGTATGCGCAACGAGGGTCGACATAGCCGGAAGGGAATATGACCCGTGTGAAGATCAGTGGATGTTCAAGTCGGTTGCTCGAGCGGTCGTGCGACCGGTCTCACGGGTCGTCTACCGGCCGACGGTCACCGGTCGCGAGCGCGTTCC from the Herbiconiux aconitum genome contains:
- a CDS encoding DUF305 domain-containing protein — protein: MTDGGAADAVEPALTPRPRGRVAIAAVIAAVLVAVVAFAAGWLAAPRADTPSDTSVEAGFARDMQQHHDQAVQMAMIVREQTDDPEIRQLAYDIATTQSQQSGQMYAWLNSWNLPQASSEPSMTWMSQPTLSGAGSDDHGHGGATPTTGALDASGMKPGDPMPGMATADDLARLSQLTGADAERLFLQLMIAHHLGGVEMAEAAIARTTNPLVVALAKAMTFAQTGEIDYMRDLLAERGGPA
- the lpdA gene encoding dihydrolipoyl dehydrogenase produces the protein MSAHFDVVVLGAGPGGYVAAIRAAQLGKSVAVIERQYWGGVCLNVGCIPSKALLRNAELAHIFTHQAEQFGISGDVSFDFGAAFDRSRQVAEGRVKGVHFLMKKNKITEYDGHGVFTDAGTIDVTLAGGHTETVTFDDAIISTGSTVRLLPGVQLSDNVVTYETQIMTRDLPASIVVIGAGAIGMEFAYVLKNYGVDVTIIEFLDRALPNEDADVSKEIAKQYKKLGIDILTSTKVETVVDNGSSVTVTYTAKDGTTGSIEAAKVLMSIGFAPRVDGFGLENTGVALTERGAIAIDDFMRTNVPHVYAIGDVTAKLQLAHVAEAQGVVAAETIAGAETQSLGDYRMMPRATFCQPQVASFGLTEQQARDEGHDIKVVSFPFQANGKAHGLGEPVGFVKIVADAQYGELLGAHLIGPDVSELLPELTLAQKWDLTATELARNVHTHPTLSEALQEGFHGLTGHMINF
- a CDS encoding DUF3105 domain-containing protein, translating into MPPRSDPPRPSSSVPPKAREQAKKLTVKQERDARRAEKVAAMVAQQKRQRRNRLVGWIIGGVAGAAAVALLVTFVVTSNAPKADPASISIADLQTYPDLTANHVDGTVDYAQTPPAGGDHNAVWLNCGVYSEPVPNENAVHDLEHGAVWITYDPAQVDAAGVETLRSQLPDTYVVLSPYEGLSSPVVASAWGNQVFLDGVDDPRLDEFVTKFWKSNDAPEPGAPCTGGLDAPGKVA
- a CDS encoding DUF4229 domain-containing protein — encoded protein: MKPGRTWLVYTLIRLGLFAGVLLLLLVLQITPWLAAVIAALISLCISIIFLRKPREEASKTLYEARNNRNQAASRPSAASEDESVEDDAVDHATDDPRP
- the menD gene encoding 2-succinyl-5-enolpyruvyl-6-hydroxy-3-cyclohexene-1-carboxylic-acid synthase, encoding MTASPAATFATRLVHAFAALGVEHAVVSPGSRSQALALALAELEKQGRIRLHVRIDERVAAFTALGIARESGRPALVVTTSGTAAANLLPAVVEAHHSGVPMIVLTADRPARLRGTGSNQTTWQPGIFGRFVRAERDVPAPMPVSVTVQATPDAAPDARELASFAFSAATGVDSGPVHLNLQFVEPLSGSVQQETDAPLGDHGQAGVGAVGEPAASVEPAASVALHLGGGPRTVVIAGADAGPAANEFALAAGWPLLAEVSSGARFGPNLVPAYRDLLDHPEFGGRVERAVVFGHPTLSRQVPALLQRDGVEVVVVRGPGEPVVPHPDAVVVDVVTADPEDRSDRAARAWTGQWVFAGRELLESGADDVAAPLVEAGTAGDFAGQREFARAELAALRAPISRRSLALAVWRASWPHDRLVLGASRLIRELDAAAPGKKIPVHSNRGLAGIDGTISTAVGIALASQSGGARGGNRVGTTRVLLGDVTLLHDVGGLLLAPGEVRPRIQLVVGNDGGGTIFDGLEVASTADPDAFDRVLYTPHGVELRSLAEAYGWEHRLVAYRSDLESVLASPAAGPSIVEVALAR
- a CDS encoding PLDc N-terminal domain-containing protein, encoding MARVLLALVIIVVAFTVYALVDCLMLPKARVKALPRVAWFFIILLFTPIGGILWLLIGRGRRATTPSVRAIGPDDDPDFLGTMRPIHDPNEDERIRELEKRLAETDDEQDKGKSER
- the recQ gene encoding DNA helicase RecQ; this encodes MTQTSASAALDTLSRVFGYDSFRGDQAEVIDHVIAGGDAVVLMPTGAGKSLCYQVPSLVRSGTGVVISPLIALMHDQVEAMKAVGVRAAFLNSTQDSAERAEVEQAYLSGELDLLYVAPERLSNESTKRFLENGEIALFAIDEAHCVSQWGHDFRPDYLALAELAERWPTVPRIALTATATEATHKEITQRLSLGDARHFVASFDRPNIQYRIDPKGEVRKQLLSFIRSEHQGDAGIVYGLSRNTVEKTAQFLAENGIDAMPYHAGLDARVRARTQARFLRDEGVVIVATIAFGMGIDKPDVRFVAHIDLPKSVEGYYQETGRAGRDGLPSTAWMAYGLNDVVQQRRMIDESPGDLAHRRRLSAHLDAMLALCETVSCRRVNLLGYFGQKSDPCGNCDTCITPPESWDGTIPAQKLLSTVVRLDRERNQRFGAGHLVDILRGKRTDRVGQWGHDSLTTWGIGTELSEQQWRGVVRQLLAQGLLAVNDDGYGTLVITPDSGSVLAGERVVQLRREPERVASSRSGGGGGGSRSGRASTAKADLSAADAELFEQLRAWRAATAKEQGVPAYVVFHDATLATIAALRPTSVAELEGISGIGDRKRESYGPGVVATIAAGEFTPDLAVGSASTSGSTPASGSGSRVGRGRSVSRADAPAFSQTDASPFDDEEPPFDEQPPFDDVPPEDPYGR